One genomic segment of Ricinus communis isolate WT05 ecotype wild-type chromosome 5, ASM1957865v1, whole genome shotgun sequence includes these proteins:
- the LOC8281736 gene encoding katanin p80 WD40 repeat-containing subunit B1 homolog KTN80.1 isoform X2 — MAKRGYKLQEFVAHSSNVNCLNIGKKTCRMYITGGDDYKVNLWAIGKPTSLMSLCGHTSPVESLAFDTAEVLVLGGASTGVIKLWDLEEAKMVRTLTGHRSNCTAIEFHPFGEFFASGSADTNLKLWDIRKKGTLHTYKGHTRGISTIRFTPDGRWVVSGGLDNVVKVWDLTAGKLLHDFKFHEGHIRSLDFHPLEFLLATGSADRTVKFWDLETFELIGSARPEATGVRAISFHPDGRTLFCGLDDSLKVYSWEPVICHDSVDIGWSTLGDLCIHEEKLLGCSYYRNSVAVWVADVSLIEPYGVGFIPEESDCIEKKFSIPKSDSPDKVRSGMRSTSHLRSLSPDYESKEIKNIYVDSADGKPVSSQKVGSLTSPKRVLPLDSKEMSNPPSDKKIPVTGGNAKADGEAFNKSFVVPTVVPRDNPIEKNSSNSGRETVTFSRTRPGMLLRPAHMQRLSNSKNDVEKLSVALESETFSNMPSEKVSAMDLKLQSLNVLEEGVQKSYEEKSSDFKNVAEKFEKDLSPEKPSSQEHCDESVNNNRAIPSVKIINGVAVVAGRTRSLVERFERREKFSNEDQSTSMESQTAGLTNSTPTMSTNVTPLSLPEAGRKPPIAISMTPRIVPETKTKPEIATNMSPHVFPEMDRTPTVATVVTPRVMDRIPVTATNMIPLVIPETDRTPIAATNMTRRVISERNRSPIATTDMTPEAISERGRSPSTATNMTCHVVHEMDRRTLPAMKEEPQISGRDSNSSNYRDVSEELMQAHDVFLSTIKSRLTKLQVVRHFWERNDIKGAINALRKLPDHSVQADIISVLMEKMEILTLDLFSCLLPVLVGLLDSKMERHTGVSLEMLLKLVAVFGPVIRSTISGPPPVGVNLHAEQRLECCKQCFVQLQKIQQILPALIRKGGVLAKSAVELNLVLQES; from the exons ATGGCGAAGCGTGGATATAAGCTGC AGGAATTTGTGGCTCATTCATCCAATGTAAACTGCCTAAATATAGGGAAGAAGACGTGTAGAATGTATATCACAGGCGGTGATGATTACAAAGTCAATCTTTGGGCAATTGGCAAACCTACTTCTTTAATG AGCTTGTGTGGTCATACAAGTCCcgttgaatctttagcttttgACACAGCAGAAGTCTTGGTTCTTGGTGGTGCTTCCACGGGTGTGATAAAGCTCTGGGACTTGGAAGAAGCAAAAA TGGTTCGCACTCTTACTGGACACAGATCAAACTGCACTGCCATTGAATTTCATCCATTTGGCGAGTTCTTTGCATCTGGTTCTGCTGATACAAATCTAAAGCTCTGGGATATCAGAAAGAAGGGTACACTTCATACTTACAAGGGTCATACACGAGGCATTAGTACTATCAGATTCACTCCTGATGGTCGCTGGGTAGTTTCTGGTGGATTGGATAATGTTGTTAAG GTGTGGGATCTTACTGCTGGAAAGCTATTGCATGATTTTAAGTTCCATGAAGGACATATTAGATCCTTAGATTTCCATCCCCTTGAATTTCTCCTGGCCACAG GTTCAGCAGACAGAACTGTGAAATTCTGGGACTTGGAAACTTTTGAATTGATTGGATCTGCCAGACCTGAG GCCACTGGAGTACGAGCAATTTCCTTTCATCCTGATGGGAGGACACTTTTTTGTGGATTAGATGATAGTCTGAAG GTTTATTCTTGGGAGCCTGTGATTTGCCATGATTCTGTTGATATTGGGTGGTCCACACTTGGCGACCTTTGTATTCATGAAGAAAAACTTTTAGGTTGCTCTTACTATCGAAATTCTGTGGCTGTTTGGGTAGCTGATGTTTCG CTTATTGAGCCATATGGAGTTGGCTTTATACCGGAAGAAAGTGACTGCATAGAGAAAAAATTTAGCATCCCCAAAAGTGATTCTCCTGACAAAGTAAGGAGTGGCATGAGGTCTACTTCACATTTGCGCTCTTTGTCTCCTGATTATGAAagcaaagaaataaagaacatATATGTGGATT CTGCTGATGGAAAACCAGTTTCTTCACAAAAAGTTGGGTCTTTGACTTCGCCGAAAAGGGTCCTCCCACTGGATTCAAAAGAAATGAGCAATCCACCATCAGATAAGAAGATCCCCGTAACAGGAGGGAATGCCAAAGCTGATGGAGAAGCATTTAATAAATCTTTTGTTGTGCCCACAGTTGTACCTCGGGATAATCCCATTGAAAAGAACTCGTCCAATTCGGGAAGGGAAACAGTTACCTTTTCACGGACAAGACCAGGCATGTTGCTTAGGCCAGCTCATATGCAGAGGCTATCCAATAGCAAGAATGATGTCGAGAAGCTGTCAGTAGCTCTTGAGTCTGAGACTTTTAGCAATATGCCAAGTGAAAAGGTAAGTGCAATGGATCTGAAGTTGCAATcgttgaatgtattagaagAGGGAGTGCAGAAATCCTATGAAGAAAAAAGTTCTGATTTCAAGAATGTTGCTGAGAAGTTTGAAAAAGATTTATCCCCAGAGAAACCCTCTAGTCAGGAACATT GTGATGAATCAGTTAATAACAATAGAGCCATCCCTTCTGTTAAAATTATCAATGGAG TTGCTGTTGTAGCAGGCAGGACACGCTCTCTGGTTGAGAGGTTTGAGAGACGAGAGAAATTTAGCAATGAAGATCAGTCAACAAGTATGGAGTCTCAAACTGCAGGTTTAACAAATAGCACACCTACCATGTCAACTAATGTCACCCCACTTTCTTTACCTGAAGCAGGTAGAAAACCTCCTATAGCAATTAGTATGACACCTCGTATTGTACCTGAGACCAAAACAAAACCAGAGATAGCAACTAATATGTCCCCTCACGTTTTTCCTGAAATGGATAGAACACCCACAGTAGCAACTGTTGTGACCCCTCGTGTTATGGATAGAATACCAGTCACAGCAACTAATATGATCCCCCTTGTTATACCAGAAACAGATAGAACACCCATTGCAGCAACTAATATGACTCGTAGAGTTATATCTGAGAGAAATAGATCACCTATTGCAACAACTGATATGACTCCGGAAGCTATATCTGAAAGAGGTAGATCACCTTCCACAGCAACTAATATGACCTGCCATGTTGTACATGAGATGGATAGAAGAACACTTCCTGCTATG AAGGAGGAGCCTCAGATTTCTGGAAGGGACTCAAATTCTTCTAATTATAGAGATGTTAGTGAAGAATTGATGCAAGCACATGATGTATTCTTGAGTACCATTAAATCTCGGCTGACAAAATTACAG GTGGTTCGACATTTTTGGGAACGGAATGACATTAAGGGTGCTATCAATGCCTTGAGGAAATTGCCAGATCACTCT GTGCAAGCAGACATAATCAGTGTTCTCATGGAAAAAATGGAGATCCTTACCTTAGACCTATTTTCTTGCTTACTGCCTGTGCTTGTGGGCTTACTGGATAGCAAGATGGAAAG GCACACAGGTGTCTCGTTGGAGATGTTACTGAAGCTTGTAGCAGTCTTTGGCCCAGTGATTCGCTCAACCATTTCAGGTCCTCCGCCTGTTGGTGTTAATCTACATGCAGAACAAAG GCTAGAATGCTGCAAGCAATGCTTTGTCCAGCTGCAAAAGATCCAGCAAATTCTTCCAGCGCTCATCAG GAAAGGTGGTGTGTTGGCAAAATCTGCTGTGGAATTAAATCTAGTTCTTCAAGAATCCTAG
- the LOC8281735 gene encoding protein STRUBBELIG-RECEPTOR FAMILY 3, with translation MLGCIKIGTLSGLVLVAFTASFCVAITDPRDVVAMNSLWVSLNFPPLLGWLPGGDPCGEEWQGVSCVFSNITALKLSGMNLGGTLADDLALFESIIEIDLSNNHIGGSIPSSLPPTLRIFSLAGNQFNGSIPDTLSTLTQLSHLSINDNHLSGEMPDAFQQLTSLTNLDLSGNNLSGQLPPSLGNLSSLSSLHLQSNKFVGVLDVLQDLPLQDLNVENNLFSGPIPAKLLNIPNFRKDGNPFNTTIIASPPLALSPSPAMPPSSAEAPEKQGYWPSISQTPKAEAESSRAFLTTKRAILVTVAVVVIVIILVLCVLVSSCSKRKKVKEDAERHVVPYKGHIEKPNSKASLQQTNEEKVPKNLVVKLQDQFRLDNEKMETSPKLQDKHGIDPTRMSAQSRNNMDHEIDMNFMALQPPPPPPPCLPVDKVIINPVVPAEIYTRSSSTKNLKSSSSLRVFTIATLQQYTNSFSEENFVGEGTLGSVYKAELPDRKLLAVKKLNSMATRQQTEKEFLDLVSTVSKIRHPNIVELLGYCNEHGQRLLVYEFCETGTLNDALHMDDEIHKKLSWNARIRLALGAARALQYLHEVCEPSIVHQNFRSSNILLDEKLAACVSDCGLAPLQSSSSANELSGRLLSTSGYGAPEFELGSYTCKSDVYSFGVVMLELLTGRKSYDRSRSRGEQSLVRWAIPRLHDIDSLCGMVDPSLNGSYPAKSLSRFADIIARCVQWEPEFRPAMSEIVQDLLRML, from the exons ATGCTGGGCTGTATAAAGATAGGAACGTTGTCTGGGTTGGTGCTGGTGGCTTTCACTGCATCATTTTGTGTTGCTATCACCGATCCTCGTGATg TCGTGGCAATGAATTCCTTGTGGGTTTCACTGAACTTCCCGCCCTTGCTTGGATGGTTACCTGGAGGAGACCCCTGTGGAGAGGAATGGCAAGGTGTCAGCTGTGTCTTCTCCAACATTACTGCATT GAAGTTAAGTGGCATGAATTTAGGCGGAACCTTGGCGGATGACCTGGCACTATTTGAATCTATCATAGAAAT AGATCTGAGCAACAATCATATTGGAGGGAGCATTCCATCTAGCTTACCCCCAACCTTGAGGATCTT TTCTCTTGCTGGTAATCAGTTCAATGGAAGCATTCCAGATACGTTATCCACATTAACTCAATTGTCACACTT GTCAATAAATGATAATCATCTAAGTGGAGAAATGCCAGATGCCTTTCAACAGTTGACAAGTTTGACAAATTT GGACCTGTCAGGTAATAATTTGAGCGGTCAGCTTCCTCCATCATTAGGAAATTTGTCATCTCTTAGCTCATT GCATTTGCAGAGTAATAAATTTGTAGGAGTCCTGGATGTTTTACAAGATCTTCCGCTTCAGGATCT GAATGTAGAGAACAATTTATTTTCCGGGCCTATACCTGCAAAGTTGTTGAATATTCCGAATTTTAG AAAAGATGGCAACCCATTCAATACAACCATTATTGCTTCTCCTCCACTGGCACTTTCACCATCTCCTGCCATGCCACCGTCTTCTGCTGAAGCACCTGAGAAGCAGGGATACTGGCCGTCTATCTCACAAACCCCAAAGGCTGAAGCTGAAAGTTCAAGGGCATTTTTGACAACTAAGAGGGCCATTTTGGTCACTGTTGCTGTGGTGGTGATAGTCATAATTTTAGTGTTGTGTGTTTTAGTGTCGTCATgctctaaaagaaagaaggtgAAGGAAGATGCTGAAAGGCATGTTGTTCCTTACAAGGGCCACATTGAAAAGCCTAATAGTAAAGCTTCCTTGCAACAAACTAATGAGGAgaaag TTCCAAAAAATTTGGTAGTCAAATTACAAGATCAGTTTCGACTAGATAATGAAAAAATGGAGACAAGTCCAAAGCTACAGGACAAACATGGAATAGATCCGACAAGAATGTCTGCACAGTCAAGGAATAATATGGATCATGAGATAGATATGAATTTTATGGCACTGCAGCCACCACCACCCCCTCCTCCATGCCTTCCTGTTGACAAGGTTATTATCAATCCAGTTGTGCCTGCTGAAATATATACAAGGAGTAGTTCAACAAAGAATCTAAAATCCTCAAGTTCTTTGAGAGTTTTCACCATTGCAACACTTCAGCAGTATACAAATAGTTTTTCAGAAGAAAATTTTGTTGGAGAAGGCACGCTTGGCAGTGTTTACAAGGCTGAGCTTCCTGATAGAAAG CTACTGGCAGTCAAGAAACTAAACAGTATGGCTACCAGGCAACAGACTGAGAAGGAGTTCCTTGATTTAGTTTCTACTGTCTCTAAAATTCGACATCCAAATATTGTGGAACTTTTGGGCTACTGTAACGAGCATGGGCAACGGCTACTTGTTTATGAGTTTTGTGAAACAGGGACGCTTAATGATGCATTGCATATGGATGATGAGATTCATAAGAAACTTTCATGGAATGCACGCATCCGCCTGGCATTAGGAGCTGCTAGAGCCCTACA GTATCTGCATGAAGTTTGTGAGCCATCAATTGTACACCAGAATTTCAGATCTAGCAATATTCTCCTTGATGAAAAGCTTGCAGCATGTGTCTCGGACTGTGGTCTGGCCCCCCTACAATCTTCTAGCTCTGCAAATGAG TTATCAGGACGCCTCCTCAGTACTTCTGGTTATGGTGCTCCGGAGTTTGAGTTGGGAAGTTACACTTGCAAGAGTGATGTATATAGCTTTGGAGTTGTGATGCTAGAACTCCTCACTGGGAGGAAGTCATATGATCG GTCCAGGAGTAGAGGGGAGCAATCTTTGGTTAGATGGGCAATTCCTCGCCTTCACGACATAGATTCGCTGTGTGGGATGGTTGACCCGTCTTTAAATGGATCCTACCCTGCCAAATCTTTATCACGATTTGCTGATATAATAGCCAGATGTGTGCAG TGGGAGCCAGAGTTCAGGCCAGCAATGTCCGAAATTGTCCAGGACCTTTTGCGAATGTTGTAG
- the LOC8281736 gene encoding katanin p80 WD40 repeat-containing subunit B1 homolog KTN80.1 isoform X1, translating into MAKRGYKLQEFVAHSSNVNCLNIGKKTCRMYITGGDDYKVNLWAIGKPTSLMSLCGHTSPVESLAFDTAEVLVLGGASTGVIKLWDLEEAKMVRTLTGHRSNCTAIEFHPFGEFFASGSADTNLKLWDIRKKGTLHTYKGHTRGISTIRFTPDGRWVVSGGLDNVVKVWDLTAGKLLHDFKFHEGHIRSLDFHPLEFLLATGSADRTVKFWDLETFELIGSARPEATGVRAISFHPDGRTLFCGLDDSLKVYSWEPVICHDSVDIGWSTLGDLCIHEEKLLGCSYYRNSVAVWVADVSLIEPYGVGFIPEESDCIEKKFSIPKSDSPDKVRSGMRSTSHLRSLSPDYESKEIKNIYVDSADGKPVSSQKVGSLTSPKRVLPLDSKEMSNPPSDKKIPVTGGNAKADGEAFNKSFVVPTVVPRDNPIEKNSSNSGRETVTFSRTRPGMLLRPAHMQRLSNSKNDVEKLSVALESETFSNMPSEKVSAMDLKLQSLNVLEEGVQKSYEEKSSDFKNVAEKFEKDLSPEKPSSQEHLIDSIVSGDESVNNNRAIPSVKIINGVAVVAGRTRSLVERFERREKFSNEDQSTSMESQTAGLTNSTPTMSTNVTPLSLPEAGRKPPIAISMTPRIVPETKTKPEIATNMSPHVFPEMDRTPTVATVVTPRVMDRIPVTATNMIPLVIPETDRTPIAATNMTRRVISERNRSPIATTDMTPEAISERGRSPSTATNMTCHVVHEMDRRTLPAMKEEPQISGRDSNSSNYRDVSEELMQAHDVFLSTIKSRLTKLQVVRHFWERNDIKGAINALRKLPDHSVQADIISVLMEKMEILTLDLFSCLLPVLVGLLDSKMERHTGVSLEMLLKLVAVFGPVIRSTISGPPPVGVNLHAEQRLECCKQCFVQLQKIQQILPALIRKGGVLAKSAVELNLVLQES; encoded by the exons ATGGCGAAGCGTGGATATAAGCTGC AGGAATTTGTGGCTCATTCATCCAATGTAAACTGCCTAAATATAGGGAAGAAGACGTGTAGAATGTATATCACAGGCGGTGATGATTACAAAGTCAATCTTTGGGCAATTGGCAAACCTACTTCTTTAATG AGCTTGTGTGGTCATACAAGTCCcgttgaatctttagcttttgACACAGCAGAAGTCTTGGTTCTTGGTGGTGCTTCCACGGGTGTGATAAAGCTCTGGGACTTGGAAGAAGCAAAAA TGGTTCGCACTCTTACTGGACACAGATCAAACTGCACTGCCATTGAATTTCATCCATTTGGCGAGTTCTTTGCATCTGGTTCTGCTGATACAAATCTAAAGCTCTGGGATATCAGAAAGAAGGGTACACTTCATACTTACAAGGGTCATACACGAGGCATTAGTACTATCAGATTCACTCCTGATGGTCGCTGGGTAGTTTCTGGTGGATTGGATAATGTTGTTAAG GTGTGGGATCTTACTGCTGGAAAGCTATTGCATGATTTTAAGTTCCATGAAGGACATATTAGATCCTTAGATTTCCATCCCCTTGAATTTCTCCTGGCCACAG GTTCAGCAGACAGAACTGTGAAATTCTGGGACTTGGAAACTTTTGAATTGATTGGATCTGCCAGACCTGAG GCCACTGGAGTACGAGCAATTTCCTTTCATCCTGATGGGAGGACACTTTTTTGTGGATTAGATGATAGTCTGAAG GTTTATTCTTGGGAGCCTGTGATTTGCCATGATTCTGTTGATATTGGGTGGTCCACACTTGGCGACCTTTGTATTCATGAAGAAAAACTTTTAGGTTGCTCTTACTATCGAAATTCTGTGGCTGTTTGGGTAGCTGATGTTTCG CTTATTGAGCCATATGGAGTTGGCTTTATACCGGAAGAAAGTGACTGCATAGAGAAAAAATTTAGCATCCCCAAAAGTGATTCTCCTGACAAAGTAAGGAGTGGCATGAGGTCTACTTCACATTTGCGCTCTTTGTCTCCTGATTATGAAagcaaagaaataaagaacatATATGTGGATT CTGCTGATGGAAAACCAGTTTCTTCACAAAAAGTTGGGTCTTTGACTTCGCCGAAAAGGGTCCTCCCACTGGATTCAAAAGAAATGAGCAATCCACCATCAGATAAGAAGATCCCCGTAACAGGAGGGAATGCCAAAGCTGATGGAGAAGCATTTAATAAATCTTTTGTTGTGCCCACAGTTGTACCTCGGGATAATCCCATTGAAAAGAACTCGTCCAATTCGGGAAGGGAAACAGTTACCTTTTCACGGACAAGACCAGGCATGTTGCTTAGGCCAGCTCATATGCAGAGGCTATCCAATAGCAAGAATGATGTCGAGAAGCTGTCAGTAGCTCTTGAGTCTGAGACTTTTAGCAATATGCCAAGTGAAAAGGTAAGTGCAATGGATCTGAAGTTGCAATcgttgaatgtattagaagAGGGAGTGCAGAAATCCTATGAAGAAAAAAGTTCTGATTTCAAGAATGTTGCTGAGAAGTTTGAAAAAGATTTATCCCCAGAGAAACCCTCTAGTCAGGAACATT TGATTGATTCTATTGTTTCAGGTGATGAATCAGTTAATAACAATAGAGCCATCCCTTCTGTTAAAATTATCAATGGAG TTGCTGTTGTAGCAGGCAGGACACGCTCTCTGGTTGAGAGGTTTGAGAGACGAGAGAAATTTAGCAATGAAGATCAGTCAACAAGTATGGAGTCTCAAACTGCAGGTTTAACAAATAGCACACCTACCATGTCAACTAATGTCACCCCACTTTCTTTACCTGAAGCAGGTAGAAAACCTCCTATAGCAATTAGTATGACACCTCGTATTGTACCTGAGACCAAAACAAAACCAGAGATAGCAACTAATATGTCCCCTCACGTTTTTCCTGAAATGGATAGAACACCCACAGTAGCAACTGTTGTGACCCCTCGTGTTATGGATAGAATACCAGTCACAGCAACTAATATGATCCCCCTTGTTATACCAGAAACAGATAGAACACCCATTGCAGCAACTAATATGACTCGTAGAGTTATATCTGAGAGAAATAGATCACCTATTGCAACAACTGATATGACTCCGGAAGCTATATCTGAAAGAGGTAGATCACCTTCCACAGCAACTAATATGACCTGCCATGTTGTACATGAGATGGATAGAAGAACACTTCCTGCTATG AAGGAGGAGCCTCAGATTTCTGGAAGGGACTCAAATTCTTCTAATTATAGAGATGTTAGTGAAGAATTGATGCAAGCACATGATGTATTCTTGAGTACCATTAAATCTCGGCTGACAAAATTACAG GTGGTTCGACATTTTTGGGAACGGAATGACATTAAGGGTGCTATCAATGCCTTGAGGAAATTGCCAGATCACTCT GTGCAAGCAGACATAATCAGTGTTCTCATGGAAAAAATGGAGATCCTTACCTTAGACCTATTTTCTTGCTTACTGCCTGTGCTTGTGGGCTTACTGGATAGCAAGATGGAAAG GCACACAGGTGTCTCGTTGGAGATGTTACTGAAGCTTGTAGCAGTCTTTGGCCCAGTGATTCGCTCAACCATTTCAGGTCCTCCGCCTGTTGGTGTTAATCTACATGCAGAACAAAG GCTAGAATGCTGCAAGCAATGCTTTGTCCAGCTGCAAAAGATCCAGCAAATTCTTCCAGCGCTCATCAG GAAAGGTGGTGTGTTGGCAAAATCTGCTGTGGAATTAAATCTAGTTCTTCAAGAATCCTAG